One region of Wyeomyia smithii strain HCP4-BCI-WySm-NY-G18 chromosome 3, ASM2978416v1, whole genome shotgun sequence genomic DNA includes:
- the LOC129730975 gene encoding dolichyl-diphosphooligosaccharide--protein glycosyltransferase subunit 1 → MVKGFLFLAAIFACLFSAQSAIDVEIENKNVDRTIDLTSQLVKISYKITLEHKAMKPINSYLFIVQNDERDRLAYISAKDSSKKELKLTETASPKGVIFSMNLPSGSSNPVVYIDTVFSKSLRPYPTAIAQTERQLVQYFGNVYVYSPFKTVTQKTTVHLSSRNVENYTQLKPVVHSDSTIIYGPYDNVAAFSVEPMIVHFENYTPFMTVTKLERVIEVSHWGNIAVEETIDIVHSGAALKGPFSRYDYQKDSRSNQACVKSYKTLLPASATGVYYRDSNGNISTSAMRVLKDSVELDLRPRFPLFGGWKTHYTLGYNVPSFEYLFQSGDNYLLKMRVVDHIFDDMVVDEITTKVILPEGSTNIKLIAPYSVTRNPDDLHYTYLDTFGRPVISFNKKNVVENHIADFNLKYNFSRVMMLQEPLLVVGFLYIMFVLVIIWMRLDFSILKEKEHLHKE, encoded by the exons ATGGTTAAAGGTTTTTTGTTTCTTGCGGCGATTTTTGCTTGCCTTTTCTCTGCTCAGTCGGCCATTGATgttgaaatcgaaaataaaaatgttgaCCGCACTATCGATCTCACCTCGCAACtagtgaaaatttcctacaaaattACGCTTGAACACAAAGCTATGAAACCGATTAACAGCTACTTATTCATAGTTCAAAACGATGAACGTGACCGGCTTGCTTATATTTCTGCAAAAGATTCATCCAAGAAAGAACTCAAATTAACTGAAACTGCTTCACCAAAGGGCGTAATCTTTTCAATGAATCTTCCGAGTGGATCTTCGAATCCAGTTGTTTACATTGATACTGTGTTTAGCAAGTCGCTTCGTCCTTACCCGACGGCGATCGCTCAAACCGAGCGACAACTGGTTCAATATTTTGGCAATGTGTATGTCTATTCGCCATTCAAAACGGTTACTCAAAAGACGACGGTACATTTAAGTTCACGAAACGTAGAAAACTACACTCAACTCAAGCCAGTTGTTCATTCAGACAGTACCATTATCTACGGACCATATGATAATGTTGCCG CATTTTCCGTGGAACCGATGATCGTGCACTTTGAAAATTATACTCCTTTCATGACAGTTACCAAACTGGAACGAGTAATTGAAGTTTCTCATTGGGGAAACATTGCGGTAGAGGAAACCATCGACATTGTTCACTCGGGAGCTGCTCTTAAAGGTCCATTTTCCAGATACGATTATCAAAAAGATTCTCGCTCGAACCAAGCTTGTGTCAAGTCCTACAAAACACTGTTACCAGCGTCAGCAACAGGAGTATACTATCGTGACAGCAATGGAAATATTTCCACTTCGGCTATGCGTGTTCTTAAAGATTCGGTCGAATTAGATCTGCGTCCTCGCTTTCCTTTGTTTGGAGGATGGAAGACACATTACACTCTAGGTTATAACGTGCCCAGCTTCGAATATTTGTTCCAATCTGGTGATAATTACCTACTAAAAATGCGAGTCGTTGATCACATCTTCGACGATATGGTTGTAGATGAAATCACCACTAAAGTCATCTTGCCAGAAGGATCAACGAACATCAAATTGATTGCTCCGTATTCGGTAACTCGTAATCCAGACGATCTGCACTACACGTATTTGGACACTTTTGGACGCCCGGTGATCTCTTTCAATAAGAAAAATGTGGTTGAAAATCATATCGCTGATTTTAACCTAAAATATAATTTCAGTCGTGTGATGATGTTGCAGGAACCTTTGCTAGTAGTAGGTTTTCTGTACATTATGTTTGTTTTAGTAATTATCTGGATGCGTTTGGACTTCTCAATCCTTAAAGAGAAGGAGCATCTTCATAAGGAGTAA